In Fusarium oxysporum f. sp. lycopersici 4287 chromosome 2, whole genome shotgun sequence, a genomic segment contains:
- a CDS encoding hypothetical protein (At least one base has a quality score < 10) — protein sequence MKTASQPSAPHNATSKVKRLVGKIRRHSHPPSPEASSTSPSSSANPSRESSSCPIPHIGKHSQRQSRRGSASEEEERAHDLELWNAAYDVLKRDGTSSGLVLAYESIVSHALPDTLRPGHNGNGNGLPTESERRAELMMMIAKSGLNREVKETSQTDSGDVEARENLIHTRSTIASLLDDQPSAAVAWAGFCSLTPLLLEPLLRHEDIRQGFVHIAHTIPHYMTLHRVLHPSSWTSLPEFQRQQPQVHQTLLTLYRRILEYEMNIVCAAASAWNMAARNVVDWHGWKAMADAVRDMDAELMGYVEKNGTDEARALMEVQRKLEPEGGGRGELQDDTSPPNA from the exons ATGAAAACCGCTTCACAGCCTTCAGCTCCCCATAACGCAACAAGCAAAGTAAAGCGGCTCGTCGGCAAAATTCGCCGCCACTCACATCCTCCATCCCCTGAAgcttcctcaacatctcccTCATCATCCGCGAACCCATCTCGCGaatcttcatcatgtcctATTCCACATATCGGCAAACATAGCCAACGCCAGAGTCGCCGCGGATCAGCctcagaggaggaagagcgcGCTCACGATCTTGAACTCTGGAACGCAGCATACGATGTCCTCAAGCGAGATGGCACGTCTTCGGGTCTTGTGCTCGCATATGAGAGCATTGTTTCTCATGCACTTCCTGATACTTTGAGGCCGGGGCATAACGGGAACGGGAATGGGCTGCCGACAGAAAGTGAGAGGAGAGCGGAACTTATGATGATGATTGCAAAGTCTGGTTTAAACCGCGAAGTTAAGGAGACGTCACAAACAGACTCGGGAGATGTCgaagcaagagaaaacctGATTCATACAAGGTCGACTATAGCTTCATTGCTCGATGACCAGCCCAGCGCCGCTGTCGCTTGGGCGGGCTTCTGCTCACTAACACCA CTTCTACTGGAACCTCTTCTACGACATGAAGATATCCGCCAGGGGTTTGTGCATATTGCACACACCATTCCTCACTACATGACCCTCCATCGCGTCCTACATCCATCATCCTGGACCTCACTACCAGAGTTCCAACGTCAACAGCCGCAAGTCCATCAGACTCTTCTAACACTTTATCGACGCATCCTCGAATACGAGATGAACATTGTCTGCGCCGCTGCGAGTGCCTGGAACATGGCTGCTCGCAACGTCGTCGATTGGCATGGCTGGAAGGCTATGGCTGATGCTGTGCGAGACATGGATGCTGAGTTGATGGGCTATGTCGAGAAGAACGGCACAGATGAGGCTAGGGCGTTGATGGAGGTTCAGAGGAAGTTGGAGCCTGAAGGAGGAGGGCGTGGTGAGTTACAAGACGATACTTCACCTCCAAATGCGTAA
- a CDS encoding hypothetical protein (At least one base has a quality score < 10), with the protein MPIPQSISFGIELEFMVALQIPNSDAVTGEARWACPTTPEAFLGLVMGEYKDIEPSCIHKVCELIANSGVSVSCSLIPPSPISPAQIPGTAILPLTDNSGDIRAWNNESVSGPVSKTDFWFIVPERHITRDCVSKSGMTPSNKYDWYGTELNSPILTRPEEFSQGLPTLRKCLAAVQGGMVVGLNSGCGLHLHVNDAGSMQLETALRLASLVWLLEDSLLYPLCHPFRSTSPYSARISVESRIAMERGEPAVYGEGAALVEALGEVMRQLHWRKKVDKGLLGSMKRLWSETSLASLGIALRKFDEGSLHTTTRCALVVSKYDTIEFRYPESTFDVDFIAGWADLVRHLYAVAMRPQVEFHQILCRVYELVTRDQMPGWSVMLGAIGFQGDASRWQRHINEYGDTLSNLDKQGILQNIGQ; encoded by the coding sequence ATGCCGATACCGCAGTCCATAAGTTTCGGTATCGAGTTGGAGTTTATGGTTGCACTGCAGATCCCAAACTCTGACGCCGTGACTGGTGAGGCTCGATGGGCCTGTCCTACAACGCCGGAAGCTTTCCTAGGCCTCGTGATGGGAGAATACAAAGACATCGAGCCGTCTTGTATTCACAAGGTATGCGAATTGATCGCCAACAGCGGGGTCTCCGTCTCGTGTAGCCTCATACCTCCTTCGCCTATCAGCCCTGCCCAGATACCTGGCACTGCAATTCTTCCGCTCACAGATAATAGCGGAGACATTCGAGCTTGGAATAATGAGTCTGTTAGTGGACCAGTGTCCAAGACTGATTTTTGGTTCATTGTTCCAGAGCGTCACATCACCAGAGACTGCGTTAGTAAGTCCGGAATGACACCTTCAAACAAGTACGACTGGTATGGAACTGAACTCAACAGCCCTATTCTCACTCGGCCTGAAGAGTTCAGTCAGGGGCTACCTACCCTAAGAAAGTGCCTTGCGGCAGTGCAGGGCGGCATGGTAGTTGGACTCAATTCTGGCTGTGGACTACACCTTCACGTCAACGACGCCGGCAGCATGCAGCTAGAGACTGCGCTGCGCCTTGCATCTTTAGTCTGGCTGCTGGAAGATTCTCTGCTGTACCCTCTGTGCCATCCTTTCCGCTCGACTTCTCCTTACTCGGCGCGTATCAGCGTTGAATCTCGAATCGCCATGGAAAGGGGTGAACCAGCAGTGTACGGCGAGGGCGCAGCTCTTGTTGAAGCACTCGGAGAGGTCATGCGACAGCTCCACTGGCGCAAGAAAGTTGACAAAGGTCTGCTGGGATCTATGAAACGCCTGTGGTCGGAAACCAGCCTGGCTAGCTTGGGCATCGCACTCCGAAAATTCGATGAAGGATCTCTTCACACAACCACCCGCTGTGCACTGGTTGTGTCCAAGTACGACACTATCGAGTTCCGGTACCCCGAGTCCACGTTTGACGTCGACTTTATTGCCGGCTGGGCTGACTTGGTGCGACATTTGTACGCGGTTGCGATGAGACCTCAGGTGGAATTTCATCAAATCCTCTGTCGTGTATATGAACTTGTGACCCGTGATCAGATGCCTGGATGGTCAGTCATGTTGGGGGCGATTGGCTTCCAGGGCGATGCCAGTCGCTGGCAGCGACATATCAATGAGTATGGTGATACTCTGAGCAACCTTGACAAGCAGGGTATCCTTCAAAATATTGGGCAGTAA